In bacterium, the genomic window AGGCCAAGGTATTCCTCGATCCGCTGCGCCAGGAACTCCGCGTCCCGGCCCACGCCGCCGATCAAGGCAGAGCTGCGCCGGTACTGCCAAGGCAGCCCGAGGAAGTAGAGCCCCTCCGCGCTGGTGACGCCCCGCTGATGCAGGGGTCGCCCCCGCTCGTCGAAGATCGGAAGCTCCAGCCAGCCGTAATCGGGCTGGAAGCCGGTCGCCCAGACGACGTTCTTGACGGACAGGCGCCGCCCGTCGGCGAAGGAAATCTCGTCTTGCTCGACGCTCGTCGTCCGACCCAGCAGCTCCAGGCCGTTCTCCCTGACGAGGCGCGGAATGTCGGTGAAGAACTGGACGTCGCGCCGGCGTAGCCACTTGCCGATCCAGGTGTCCCGCGGGAATTCGAGGAAGCCCACGACATCGAGCCACCAGAAGATCTCGCGCCCCAAAAAGCGCTGCGGCAGGTAGCGATCGCGGCGCCCGATCGAGAGGTACACCTTGCGCGTGGCAGACAGCTCCTCGGCAATCTGAGCACCCGAGTTCCCGGCTCCCACCACCAGCACGTCCCCCGGCGGGAGCTGGGCCGGATTCCGGTAGTTCACGCTGTGGAGCTGGAAGACCTCGGGCGAGAGCGAAGCACCGAGCGGCGGGACGTAAGGGCGCTGAAACGCGCCCGTCGCCACCACGACCTGCCGCGCCTCGAAGACCTCGCCCCCTGCCTCGATCCGGTACCCCGTCTCCGTTCGCGTCATGCGCGAGACCGGAGCATCGCAGCGGACGGGCAGCTCGAAGCGCGCGGCGTAGGCCACCAGGTAATCGGCAACCTCGTCCTTGGTCGGATAGAGGTCGCGCGCCTTGGGGAAGGGCATCCCCGGC contains:
- a CDS encoding NAD(P)-binding domain-containing protein codes for the protein MRQALDVVVIGAGQAGLAMGYYLSRLGLRFVLLEASSAIGQVWRDRYDSLTLFTPSQYNNLPGMPFPKARDLYPTKDEVADYLVAYAARFELPVRCDAPVSRMTRTETGYRIEAGGEVFEARQVVVATGAFQRPYVPPLGASLSPEVFQLHSVNYRNPAQLPPGDVLVVGAGNSGAQIAEELSATRKVYLSIGRRDRYLPQRFLGREIFWWLDVVGFLEFPRDTWIGKWLRRRDVQFFTDIPRLVRENGLELLGRTTSVEQDEISFADGRRLSVKNVVWATGFQPDYGWLELPIFDERGRPLHQRGVTSAEGLYFLGLPWQYRRSSALIGGVGRDAEFLAQRIEEYLGLAAERVSS